Below is a genomic region from Leptolyngbya boryana PCC 6306.
AGGGTGCGAGATGGGAGCGACTTTCACCGTTGAACTGCCGCTGATGGTATCGGCATTAACGCCTGATTTAGCAGTTGCGCCGAGTCAAGAAACCAAGAATCTGAAAAGTGTTCGCATCCTGATTGTGGATGACGAAGCAGATATGCGGGATTTGATTCGTTTCATTCTAGAAGATCAAGGAGCAACGGTTCGGGTGGCAGCATCCGCAGCGGAGGCATTACAACAGTTCACCGAATCAATGCCAGATGTGTTAATTAGCGATATCGGCATGCCCAACATGGATGGTTATGCGTTAATAGCGCAGATCCGAACAGTTTTATCAAAGCAAGGGAAAACTGTTCCGGCAATTGCACTGACTGCCTATGCTGGAGAGGTCAATCAGCGCCAAGCTCTAGCGGCTGGATTTCAACTTCACCTTGCTAAACCCGTCGATCCAGAGCAGTTAGTAAAGTGCGTCTCGCAGGCTATAGGTTCATCCTTTAAACCTTCTTCTTAGTAAAGGCTAAGAAGAATTCACAAGGGTTTTATTATTCACAATCGCGATGGCAAGGGAGCAATTAGAGTGGCACTTTCATTATCCGGATTCACAATTACTGATTTACTCCAAGAAGGAACAAAATCGCTGATCTACCGGGGCGTGAGAGATGCGGATGGTTGCTCTGTCGTGATTAAAGGGTTGCGTCCAGAAGTCTGTACTGCTCGCAATGTTGAACAACTCAAGCATGAATATACAATTGCACAACAGCTTAATTTACCGGGAACTGTGCAGGCGTTGGACTTAGAGTTCGATCGAGGATTGCCCTATCTAATTTTGGAAGACTTTGGAGGTCGATCTCTCGATCAACTTTTGGGTCAATTTCGTGAACCTGCTGCCTTTCTCAACATTGCACTTCAAATTGTGGATGCACTGGCACAAATTCACCAGCGTCACATTGTTCACAAAGACATCAAACCGCAAAATATCATCGTTAACTTAGACTGCAATCAGATTAAAATTGGCGATTTTGGCTTAGCAGCCTTTCTCCCCTACGAAAGTCAGATTGTGAGCCATTCCAATCGGATCGAAGGCAGTCTGCCCTACTTGTCACCAGAACAAACCGGACGGATGAATCGCGGCATTGACCAGCGCAGCGATTTGTATGCTTTGGGCGTAACCTTCTACGAAATGCTAACTGGGCAATTGCCGTTTCAAGGTGCTGATCCCTTGGAGTGGATTCACTGCCATATTGCCAAAACGTCAATTTCTCCGACTGTCGTTAATCCAGCTATTCCTCAAATACTCTCTGAGATTATCTTGAAGTTGCTAGCAAAGGTAGCAGAAGAGCGATACCAAAGTGCAATTGGCTTACAGGCAGATCTAGAGCGTTGCTTGCAGTTATGGGAAACAGCGAGGCAGCTTTCATCATTTACGATCGCCGAACACGATATCTCTGATCGCCTCCAGATTCCCCAAAAACTATATGGACGCGAGCCAGAAATCACCCAACTGCTAACCGTGTTTGAGCAAGTTGTGACTACAGGAAAGCCAGAACTGATTCTAGTATCTGGTTATTCTGGAGTCGGCAAATCTTCATTGGTGAATGAATTGCATAAGCCGATCGTACAAACGCAAGGCATCTTTATCTCTGGCAAGTTTGATCAATATAAACGCAATATTCCTTACAGTACGATTGTCCAGGCATTTCAAGGATTAGTGCGCCAACTTCTGACAGAGCCAGAAGAAAAGTTAGTGATTTGGCGCGATCGTATTCAATCAGCCGTTGGTAAAAATGGCAAGCTGATTACTGATGTCATTCCAGAAGTAGAGTTAATTATCGGAGAGCAGCCTCCTATTCCAGTGTTAGGCGCAGCAGAAACGCAGAACCGTTTTAACCTAGTCTTTCAAAACTTTATCGGAGCCTTCGCGCAATCTGATCATCCGCTAGCCATCTTTCTGGATGATATGCAATGGGCAGACAGCGCTACCCTCAATCTCATTCAAACGCTCATAACAGGTGCGACTCTGCGATTCCTTTGCTTTTTGCTTGCCTATCGAGACAATGAAGTTGATATCTCTCATCCCTTTAGTTTGATGGTAGAGAAACTACGTCAACAGGAAATTCCATTGACAGAAATTGTATTGGCACCCCTGGATCTGAGTTGTGTTAGCCAACTGATTGCAGAAACGTTACGATGTTCACTAGAACAATCGGAACCACTAGCGCAATTGGTATTGCACAAGACAAATGGTAATCCTTTTTTTGTGAATGAATTTCTCAAAACCTTATGTCAGGAAAACCTACTAACCTTCAATGCGGTTGAAAAAGTTTGGCAATGGGACATTAAACAGATTGAGGCAAAAGGGTTTACCGATAATGTGGTCAATCTCATGATCGAGAAGATGCAGAAACTGCGACCAAAGACTCAACAGCTTCTAAAACTTGCCTCTTGTATCGGGAATCGATTTGATTTAGAAATTTTAGCGATCGTTGCCCAGCAAGCTACTCATACCGTCGCAGATGCCATGCGAGAAGCTGTTTTACGGGGTTTAATCCTTGGAGAGGAGCAAACCGAAGCGGCTGAAGAGTATTACTCTTTTGCTCACGATCGCATTCAGCAGGCAGCTTATGCACTGATTCCCGATGCTGAAAAACAATTAGTTCATCTTCAGATCGGACGATTACTTCTGAAGCACTTGAAATCAGAGCAACTGGAAGACCAGCTATTCGATGTTGTGAATCATCTCAATTTGGGTCAAGAACTCATCATTGAGCAGGCTGAAAAACATCAACTGATGCAATTCAACGTTCTGGCTGGTAAACGAGCAAAGGCCTCTACTGCCTATGTTCCAGCACTGAGATTTTTTGACACTGCTAGCCGTTTATTGCCGTCCGATGCTTGGAAGTCCGACTATGATCAAGTGTTCAATCTCTTTACTGAACTTGCAGAATGTGAGTATTTAACCGGAAATTTAGAGCGAGCAGAATCCTTGTTCCAGTTGCTTCTCGACAAAGCTCAAACCGCTTTAGATCAGACAACGATTTATATGCTGCAAATTAGGCTTTACCAAGTTGCAGGGCGGTTTGATGAAGCTTTTAATCTTGGATTGGCTGCTCTTCGACTGTTTGGAGTGGTGTTTCCCGAAACGGATGAGCAGGTAGAGGCAGCCGTGAGTTGGGAAAGACAGCAAGCGGTTGAAAACCTTGGCGATCGTCAAATTGCCGATCTGATTCATGCTCCCATTCTTGAAGATCCGACCCTAAAAACGATCATCAGTCTTCTCACCTCAATGGGTCCTCCTGCATACCTCAGCAAGCCCAATCTCTTTCCCCTAGTTGTTCTCAAAGCCCTTAACTACTCATTAAAGTTTGGCAATACAGAAGAATCTTGTTTTGCTTACAGTATGTATTCGATGCTGTTAGTGTCGATGTTTCGCGATATTCCATCGGGTTATGCTTTTTCCGAAATGACAATCCGGTTGAATCAGAAGTTAAATGATCCAAAGTACAAAGGCACGGTTCTTCACATTCATGGCAGCCACATCAATGTTTGGTGCCACCCCATGACAACAGATTTGCCATTTTTAGAACAAGGATTCCTTGGCTGTGTGGAAGCAGGTGATATCACAATGGCAAATTACAATGGCTTCCAAGGTTCCTGGCAGATGCTCGAAGCCATTACGCCACTAGCAGATGCCGATCGCGCCATTCAAAAATATCTTGCCTTTGCCCAACAGTCGAAGCATGAAGCAGCTTACCAAACCATCCGCTTGCAGCAGCAATTTATCCTCAATTTGCAGGGACAAACGCGCCATTGTCAGACACTCAATGATGATGAATTCAATGAAGCGAAAGCGTTGGCGATTCTGCAACAAACAGAATTTGCGAGTGGTATTGTTTTCTATCACGTCATCAAGCTGATTGTCCTTTTTACTTATGAGCAATATCCAGAAGCACTCCAATCCGCTCAAAAAGCATTCGGGATTTTAGGAGCGGTACGGTCTCTACCTATTGAAGCCAATTATCTATTGCATCATGCGCTGGTTTTAGCTGCACTTTACCCTCATGAATCTAGGGAAATCCAAGCTAAGTTTTTGGAAACCTTGCACCAGCATCAGCAGCAACTTCGATATTGGGCAGACCACTGTTCTGCTAACTTTTTACACAAAGCAGTGTTAGTTGCGGCTGAAATTGCTCGGATTGAAGGACGTGATTTAGAAGCAATGCGTCTGTATGAGCAATCGATTAAATCTGCCTATGAGTATGAGTTCGTGCAATATGAAGCATTGGCATATGAACTAGCAGCAAAGTTTTACCTGAATCGAGAATTTGAAGCAATTGCCAAAACCTATTTACAAGAAGCGAGAAACGCTTATCTGCGCTGGGGAGCCTTGGGTAAAGTGCAGCATCTTGAAATCCACTATCCAGCTTTGCTTCCCCAACTCCAACCTGTTTCTCCCAAAAATCCTGCTGCTTCCTCTAGCACAACGTTTGTAAGCAGCAAGGAACAGCTTGACATCCTATCAGTAATAAAGGCATCACAAACGATTTCCAGCGAAATTGTACTGGCTGACCTGTTGAAAACCTTGATGCAAATCGCGATTGAACAAGCAGGAGCCGAGGTTGGGT
It encodes:
- a CDS encoding AAA family ATPase, which translates into the protein MALSLSGFTITDLLQEGTKSLIYRGVRDADGCSVVIKGLRPEVCTARNVEQLKHEYTIAQQLNLPGTVQALDLEFDRGLPYLILEDFGGRSLDQLLGQFREPAAFLNIALQIVDALAQIHQRHIVHKDIKPQNIIVNLDCNQIKIGDFGLAAFLPYESQIVSHSNRIEGSLPYLSPEQTGRMNRGIDQRSDLYALGVTFYEMLTGQLPFQGADPLEWIHCHIAKTSISPTVVNPAIPQILSEIILKLLAKVAEERYQSAIGLQADLERCLQLWETARQLSSFTIAEHDISDRLQIPQKLYGREPEITQLLTVFEQVVTTGKPELILVSGYSGVGKSSLVNELHKPIVQTQGIFISGKFDQYKRNIPYSTIVQAFQGLVRQLLTEPEEKLVIWRDRIQSAVGKNGKLITDVIPEVELIIGEQPPIPVLGAAETQNRFNLVFQNFIGAFAQSDHPLAIFLDDMQWADSATLNLIQTLITGATLRFLCFLLAYRDNEVDISHPFSLMVEKLRQQEIPLTEIVLAPLDLSCVSQLIAETLRCSLEQSEPLAQLVLHKTNGNPFFVNEFLKTLCQENLLTFNAVEKVWQWDIKQIEAKGFTDNVVNLMIEKMQKLRPKTQQLLKLASCIGNRFDLEILAIVAQQATHTVADAMREAVLRGLILGEEQTEAAEEYYSFAHDRIQQAAYALIPDAEKQLVHLQIGRLLLKHLKSEQLEDQLFDVVNHLNLGQELIIEQAEKHQLMQFNVLAGKRAKASTAYVPALRFFDTASRLLPSDAWKSDYDQVFNLFTELAECEYLTGNLERAESLFQLLLDKAQTALDQTTIYMLQIRLYQVAGRFDEAFNLGLAALRLFGVVFPETDEQVEAAVSWERQQAVENLGDRQIADLIHAPILEDPTLKTIISLLTSMGPPAYLSKPNLFPLVVLKALNYSLKFGNTEESCFAYSMYSMLLVSMFRDIPSGYAFSEMTIRLNQKLNDPKYKGTVLHIHGSHINVWCHPMTTDLPFLEQGFLGCVEAGDITMANYNGFQGSWQMLEAITPLADADRAIQKYLAFAQQSKHEAAYQTIRLQQQFILNLQGQTRHCQTLNDDEFNEAKALAILQQTEFASGIVFYHVIKLIVLFTYEQYPEALQSAQKAFGILGAVRSLPIEANYLLHHALVLAALYPHESREIQAKFLETLHQHQQQLRYWADHCSANFLHKAVLVAAEIARIEGRDLEAMRLYEQSIKSAYEYEFVQYEALAYELAAKFYLNREFEAIAKTYLQEARNAYLRWGALGKVQHLEIHYPALLPQLQPVSPKNPAASSSTTFVSSKEQLDILSVIKASQTISSEIVLADLLKTLMQIAIEQAGAEVGYILLSRHDRLVIEVEAKANQTQEQLKIQQLIADAETSLSVPQSILNYVQRTQEVVILDNAVASDLFSEDRYIIQNQPKSILCLPIVHKTKLIAILYLENNLATGAFTQTQLSALEILSAQIAISLENAQLYKDIAESQEQLNLALQSGQIGVWSWDIVNDQVEWDDQMYQAFGVSPQTFDHTLESVINCIHPDDRDNFTQALSQTLGEGVEHNLEYRVVFPDGTIHDIAARGRPFFNKMGEPILLRGIVLDITDRKRLEEQRLQLLREQTARAEAESANRIKDEFLAVLSHELRSPLNPILGWAKLLRTQKLSESKTAQALETIERNAKLQSELIEDLLDVSRILQGKLSLNTVPVNLSTMIQAAIETVQLAAEAKSIAIEVTLEPQISQVLGDSNRLQQVVWNLLSNAVKFTPAGGKVEVRLESNEGDHTEDSSSFTRYAQITVTDTGRGIHPDFLPHVFECFRQADSATTRKFSGLGLGLAIVRHLVELHGGIVQADSPGEGLGATFTVRLPLMATPLIPKGETQPSIAANLNGLQILVVDDDTDTREFVAFVLEQAGASILTAASASEAFTTLMQSQPHLLLSDIGMPDIDGYMLIRQIRALPPEQGSTIPAIALTAFAGEMNQQQALAAGFQKHLSKPIEPDRLISTIASLVVR